In Thermotoga sp. KOL6, the DNA window GAATCCTGCTGTGAAGTTATAGTACAAAAGACCGTTTCTAAAATCGTCATCAGGTTCAATTTCTTTGTAATTGAACGACGGAAAATTTTGTAGAGAATAATAAAAGAGCCCTTGAGAAAAGAAGGGGTTGTTCAATCGACCGGAAGATTTTGAAAAAGCACTTTCGTTGAAAACAGACACGCCTTCTACCAGGCCACTAAAAAGCTGTGGATAAAAAGGGATTCCCATCAAGTTGGTGATGAGTTTTTCTAACTCATCTTGGTAAGTAAGATGGCACATGTGTGAAAACTCATGGATCAAAACGTATGTATACCAATCTTCCAAGGGAAGCTGAAAATGATACCATCCTTCGGGAGGCCACATGTAGATCACTATCGTTTTGTGTGGAAAGGGCATTGTATATCCATTAGAGACAGTACCTTTCTCCTTGAGGACGATCGTTATACGACCGGGATCATTTCCCACAAGTTCTATCACTTCAGGCCGAATCTTCTCGAAAATGTTTCCCACGAGGATAGCTGTATTGTAATACCCATTAGGATACAGGATATCTGCGTGTTCAAAGTGAAGAACACCACCGACCAAATTTCCGACAAAACACAGAACAAGAATAAGGAAGTAAAGAGATCTCTTCTGAAGCACAATGTACATCCTCCTAACGAAGAAAAACGCCCAGTGTTCGAAAACCGGTCGCGATTTCTTTGGGATTTGAGCTACACGTAACTATCTTACCTCAATTTAAAGACATTCGTGGATGTCTGATATCTCTAGGACATGGAGAAGGTTTTGCGAAAAGATATCCTTGCATGAATCTAACACCTAGCTCTTTCAAAGTTTTGAATTCTTCTAATGTTTCCACTCCTTCTGCAACGACCATTATACTCTCTTTATCACAGAGAGATGTCAGAGCCGCAACTACATACCTTTTTAAGCGATCTTGGTGAATATTCCTGATAAGTGTTAAATCAATTTTCACGATATCTGGTCGAATCTTCACTATACGATTCAGTGACGAATATCCTTTACCAACATCATCTATAGCAATTTTTATTCCTTTCTCTTTTAAGGGTTTGATAACAAGCTCTATTACTTCATCAAAGTCTAACTCTCCGGCTTCTGTTATTTCTAAATGAATCTTCTTCAACAAATCAGGGCTTGGTGGTTTTATAATATCTTCCACGATGTATTTCGCATCAACAAGAAGATCCGGTGGAAGATTAATACTCAATGGTTTATCAAATTTCAATGAATAATAACTTTCCACAGCCTTTTTAATAGATAATCTGTTGATGTGACAATTGACATCTAGTTTTTGAGCTAGAGAAAAAAGTTCGCTCGGCGGAATCAAATTTCCTCCCTCGTTTATACCTCTTGAGAGGCTTTCGTAAAAGACTACCTCTTTTGTTTCAGTGTCAACAATAGGTTGAAAGAACGTAACAAGAGACTCATTTTCTAAAACAAATTTTAG includes these proteins:
- a CDS encoding EAL domain-containing protein, translating into MKDAKAECCGSLIPEIPSGKLKVVVFTQWKEYKHYLLSKFKEIFHDSICVNVTENYLIFEADFLEFLDVALVSRDFTPEELRRIMILPLSRDESFTLDSLGKMRTFEYWLNLRRGKTLKFVLENESLVTFFQPIVDTETKEVVFYESLSRGINEGGNLIPPSELFSLAQKLDVNCHINRLSIKKAVESYYSLKFDKPLSINLPPDLLVDAKYIVEDIIKPPSPDLLKKIHLEITEAGELDFDEVIELVIKPLKEKGIKIAIDDVGKGYSSLNRIVKIRPDIVKIDLTLIRNIHQDRLKRYVVAALTSLCDKESIMVVAEGVETLEEFKTLKELGVRFMQGYLFAKPSPCPRDIRHPRMSLN